One window from the genome of Hyalangium ruber encodes:
- a CDS encoding SH3 domain-containing protein, with protein sequence MRIRGRRWVAVLALCAAGAALAVKQGGSLYVKARNTRLMSTPSPTADAVAILQPGQQVTWLGVDPKNKQWHRVEASGKQGLVFQSNLSSQPPQLELVAQNGVRQVDPVAFSSSGAAVKLLGDGVINYGKAKGTDYGQAATQLRQLGTLAREIPLQEVSERARKAQLHPVVGPQNGGTP encoded by the coding sequence ATGCGCATCAGAGGACGAAGGTGGGTGGCCGTGCTGGCCTTGTGTGCCGCGGGCGCGGCCCTGGCGGTCAAGCAGGGCGGCAGCCTGTACGTGAAGGCCCGCAACACCCGGCTGATGAGCACCCCCTCGCCCACCGCGGATGCGGTCGCCATCCTCCAGCCCGGCCAGCAGGTGACGTGGCTGGGCGTGGACCCGAAGAACAAGCAGTGGCACCGCGTGGAGGCCAGCGGCAAGCAGGGCCTGGTGTTCCAGTCCAACCTCTCCTCGCAGCCGCCCCAGCTGGAGCTCGTCGCCCAGAATGGGGTGCGGCAGGTGGACCCCGTGGCGTTCTCCAGCTCCGGCGCGGCGGTGAAGCTGCTGGGCGACGGCGTCATCAACTACGGCAAGGCCAAGGGCACGGACTATGGCCAGGCGGCGACGCAGCTTCGCCAGCTCGGCACGCTCGCCCGGGAGATTCCGCTGCAGGAGGTCTCCGAGCGGGCGCGGAAGGCCCAGCTCCATCCGGTGGTAGGTCCCCAGAACGGAGGCACGCCATGA
- a CDS encoding M48 family metalloprotease: MSRHLSWIAGLGLLLSACGGSKPARPALSQEGANRTFKLVQEMNEATRRCEQQRSQVTIQEEYTLGSAVAVNWVQQGGGLMLASEPGQRMHRTMNLIGQNLAAQSGRPTLEWTFGVLEEPNTVNAASAPGGYVFVTRALLRSVRSEAQLAGVLAHEISHVVLKHSLARYDDVKAEQCKVAASMKFSLAMTRQVQKEVMPPELGRMLDAMHGTGVLDLDKDPELLRRLTDPLVERLVQKGHAHEDEFAADAMALHLIASAGYDPQEYITFLGTLPEGGGFTHHPAHRERQERLLALLEAAKSPQDGFSELPASPRGLVKLSVPAEIAAATR; the protein is encoded by the coding sequence ATGAGCCGGCACCTGTCGTGGATAGCGGGGCTTGGGCTGCTCCTGAGCGCCTGTGGAGGCTCGAAGCCGGCGCGCCCGGCCCTCAGCCAGGAGGGTGCCAACCGGACGTTCAAGCTGGTCCAGGAGATGAATGAGGCCACGCGCCGGTGCGAGCAGCAGCGCTCCCAGGTCACCATCCAGGAGGAGTACACGCTGGGCAGCGCGGTGGCCGTCAACTGGGTGCAGCAGGGCGGCGGGTTGATGCTCGCCAGTGAGCCCGGGCAGCGGATGCACCGGACGATGAACCTCATCGGCCAGAACCTCGCGGCGCAGTCCGGGCGCCCGACGCTGGAGTGGACCTTCGGCGTGCTGGAGGAGCCGAACACCGTCAATGCCGCGTCCGCGCCTGGGGGCTACGTCTTCGTCACCCGCGCGCTGCTGCGGAGCGTGCGGAGCGAGGCGCAGCTCGCGGGTGTGCTCGCGCACGAAATCTCCCATGTGGTGCTCAAGCACTCGCTGGCGCGCTACGACGACGTGAAGGCCGAGCAGTGCAAGGTGGCGGCGAGCATGAAGTTCAGCCTGGCGATGACGCGGCAGGTACAAAAGGAGGTGATGCCTCCGGAGTTGGGGCGCATGCTCGATGCCATGCATGGCACTGGCGTGCTGGACCTCGACAAGGACCCCGAGCTGCTGCGGCGGTTGACGGATCCGCTCGTCGAGCGACTCGTCCAGAAAGGCCATGCGCACGAGGACGAATTCGCCGCGGACGCGATGGCCCTGCACCTCATCGCCTCGGCGGGATACGACCCCCAGGAGTACATCACCTTCCTCGGCACCCTGCCGGAAGGCGGTGGCTTCACCCATCACCCGGCCCACCGTGAGCGCCAGGAGCGGTTGCTCGCGCTGCTGGAGGCCGCGAAGAGCCCCCAGGACGGGTTCTCCGAGCTGCCGGCCAGCCCCCGTGGGCTGGTGAAGCTCTCGGTGCCAGCCGAGATCGCCGCCGCCACCCGATAG
- a CDS encoding SH3 domain-containing protein, translating to MAVLALCAGGTTLAVKPDGTLYVKARNTRLMANASATADAIAILQPGKAVTWKGADPKNKQWHRVEVDGKKGVVFQSNLAAQPPNLELITKNGEQKVDPVAYASSGAAVKGLSQGAIDYGNGKGTNYAEATKQIQKLEELAGKVGPAEMDAHARKAGLFRVVGPKETASRGRK from the coding sequence GTGGCCGTACTGGCCTTGTGCGCCGGAGGCACGACCCTGGCGGTCAAGCCAGACGGCACGCTGTACGTGAAGGCTCGCAACACCCGGCTGATGGCCAACGCCTCCGCCACCGCCGATGCGATCGCCATCCTCCAGCCCGGCAAGGCCGTGACGTGGAAGGGCGCTGACCCCAAGAACAAGCAGTGGCACCGGGTGGAGGTGGATGGAAAGAAGGGCGTGGTGTTCCAGTCCAACCTCGCCGCGCAGCCTCCCAACCTGGAGTTGATCACCAAGAACGGAGAGCAGAAGGTGGATCCGGTGGCCTATGCCAGCTCCGGCGCCGCGGTGAAGGGACTCAGCCAGGGCGCCATCGACTACGGCAACGGCAAGGGCACGAACTACGCCGAGGCCACGAAGCAGATCCAGAAGCTCGAGGAGCTCGCCGGGAAGGTCGGCCCCGCGGAGATGGATGCGCACGCACGCAAGGCGGGCCTGTTCCGCGTGGTGGGCCCGAAGGAGACGGCATCGCGAGGTCGCAAGTGA
- a CDS encoding M48 family metalloprotease produces MNARTVVFSMAGLGVLTASCAGMRLPSVPNSPHELGRAVGTASREAKSSSDCSKLDTEIGVQEEYALGGSVAINWAQRGGGLMIGDEAGRKLHQYLNVVGRNLASQSPRPTLQWTFGVLQNVESFDAVSAPGGYVFVTRGLLQGVDNEAQLAGVLAHEIAHITSKHALKRYGQVKVAQCKRAAMFKGGSDIFRQSGGDLTPSAVDTLLQAVEQGSGGRLDLDRHPDLLGKFTDDVLDSIVDNGFGAEDEYQADELAVRLMVSAGYDPGEYIRFLGKISESRSGFDNHPRKSDRVKRLVALLKKAQDSGEDFPELPADTAGLAKPTLPAEFSVVKSAVASDKR; encoded by the coding sequence GTGAACGCGCGCACCGTGGTGTTCTCGATGGCCGGGCTGGGCGTGCTGACCGCCTCCTGCGCGGGCATGCGCCTGCCCTCCGTGCCGAACAGCCCTCATGAGCTGGGCCGTGCGGTGGGCACGGCGAGCCGCGAGGCCAAGAGCAGCTCCGACTGCTCGAAGCTGGATACGGAGATCGGCGTCCAGGAGGAGTACGCCCTGGGCGGCTCGGTGGCCATCAACTGGGCCCAGCGCGGCGGCGGGCTGATGATCGGCGACGAGGCGGGTCGCAAGCTCCACCAGTACCTCAACGTCGTGGGCAGGAACCTGGCGTCGCAGTCTCCCCGCCCCACGTTGCAGTGGACCTTCGGGGTGCTCCAGAACGTGGAGTCCTTCGACGCCGTGTCGGCGCCGGGCGGCTACGTCTTCGTCACCCGAGGGCTGCTCCAGGGCGTGGACAACGAGGCCCAGCTCGCGGGCGTGCTCGCGCATGAGATTGCCCACATCACGAGCAAGCACGCGCTCAAGCGCTACGGCCAGGTCAAGGTGGCGCAGTGCAAGCGGGCGGCGATGTTCAAGGGCGGGAGCGATATCTTCCGGCAGAGCGGTGGGGACCTCACCCCGTCCGCGGTGGACACGCTCCTTCAAGCCGTGGAGCAAGGCTCGGGCGGTCGCCTGGATCTGGATCGGCATCCGGACCTGCTCGGCAAGTTCACCGATGACGTGCTCGACTCCATCGTGGACAACGGCTTCGGCGCCGAGGACGAGTATCAGGCGGATGAGCTGGCGGTCCGGTTGATGGTCTCCGCGGGATACGACCCTGGCGAGTACATCCGGTTCCTGGGGAAGATCTCCGAGAGCCGAAGCGGTTTCGACAACCACCCGCGCAAGTCGGACCGGGTGAAGCGACTGGTGGCGCTGCTCAAGAAGGCCCAGGACTCGGGAGAGGACTTCCCCGAGCTGCCGGCGGATACGGCGGGCCTGGCGAAGCCCACGCTGCCGGCGGAGTTCTCGGTGGTGAAGTCCGCCGTGGCCAGCGACAAGCGGTAG